Proteins found in one uncultured Desulfuromonas sp. genomic segment:
- a CDS encoding ATP synthase subunit I: MSDDQLLGQLARRNWIILALLVALSGLFQDLDLTLGVASGGLVAVCGYQWLHRSLVKALCEGGAPAVRGFQLSYIFRLAALAVMLLLLIAVVKVDPIGLVIGLSVVVINIMWTTIKRAIK; this comes from the coding sequence GTGAGTGATGATCAACTGCTCGGACAACTTGCCCGACGCAACTGGATCATTCTGGCACTGCTGGTCGCGCTGAGCGGCCTGTTTCAGGATCTTGACCTGACTCTCGGTGTGGCCAGCGGCGGTCTGGTTGCCGTGTGCGGGTACCAATGGTTGCACCGCTCGCTGGTAAAAGCGCTCTGTGAAGGGGGCGCACCGGCGGTTCGAGGGTTTCAACTGAGCTATATATTTAGGCTGGCTGCCTTGGCGGTAATGTTGCTGTTGTTGATTGCCGTGGTCAAAGTGGACCCCATCGGCCTAGTTATTGGACTTTCAGTCGTGGTCATCAATATTATGTGGACCACCATAAAGCGCGCTATCAAGTAA
- the tolB gene encoding Tol-Pal system beta propeller repeat protein TolB, giving the protein MNKIVMIALVLLVSVFSTAGMTTAKEIVITTPGKQAIPMGLTRILPFQQRDAAVEETVDKVLSADLDLSGLFEFVDPQAFLDDAGHMGLTSTEVNFTQWRLLGAQVLFKGGYRLNGSQVELDLRLFDVISRRLLVGHNYRGQVTDVRRMAHSFADLILEALTGKSGAFNTRIAFISNQSGHKELYLMESDGYAPKRITNHRSLVLNPDFSPLGREVIFTSYRQGNPDLYRKEIYTGKEARISRYKGLNISGRYRQDGRELALTLSRDGNAEIYLESLSGQLHKRVTNSWAIDVDPSWSPIGDQLVFVSNRQGNPHLFVADLIDGQVRRLTYNGKYNATPAWSPDGKRIVFSRLEGGAFNLFSIGIDGKDERQLTFGAGNKEHPRWSPDGRFIVYSNDISGKKAIYVMRNDGSGQRRISTLDADCSHPAWSSRW; this is encoded by the coding sequence ATGAATAAAATAGTGATGATCGCCCTTGTGTTACTGGTGAGTGTTTTCAGCACAGCCGGTATGACCACGGCCAAAGAGATTGTTATCACCACACCCGGCAAACAGGCCATCCCCATGGGCTTGACCCGTATTCTGCCATTTCAGCAGCGCGACGCAGCTGTTGAAGAGACCGTTGATAAGGTTCTCAGCGCAGACCTTGATCTCAGTGGTCTGTTTGAATTTGTTGATCCGCAGGCGTTTCTCGATGATGCCGGACACATGGGGCTGACCAGTACCGAGGTTAACTTTACCCAGTGGCGTCTGCTTGGCGCTCAGGTGCTGTTTAAAGGCGGCTATCGGCTTAACGGTAGCCAGGTGGAGCTGGACCTGCGTTTGTTTGATGTGATCTCACGGCGCCTGTTGGTGGGCCATAACTATCGTGGCCAAGTGACGGACGTGCGGCGCATGGCACACAGTTTTGCCGACCTGATCCTTGAAGCGCTCACCGGCAAGTCAGGAGCATTCAACACCCGCATCGCCTTTATCAGCAATCAGTCCGGCCACAAAGAACTGTATCTGATGGAGTCGGACGGCTACGCCCCTAAGCGGATCACCAACCATCGCAGTCTGGTGCTCAATCCCGATTTCTCGCCGTTAGGGCGTGAGGTGATTTTTACCTCCTACCGCCAGGGCAATCCCGACCTGTACCGTAAAGAGATCTATACCGGCAAAGAAGCGCGTATCTCCCGCTACAAGGGGCTCAATATCTCCGGACGCTACCGCCAGGACGGCCGTGAACTGGCCCTGACCCTGTCCCGTGACGGCAACGCGGAAATCTACCTGGAGAGCTTGTCCGGACAGTTGCACAAACGGGTGACCAACTCGTGGGCCATTGATGTCGATCCGAGCTGGAGTCCGATTGGCGATCAACTGGTATTTGTTTCCAACCGCCAGGGCAATCCCCATCTGTTTGTTGCCGATCTGATCGACGGCCAGGTGCGACGTTTGACCTATAACGGCAAATACAATGCGACACCGGCCTGGAGTCCGGACGGCAAGCGGATTGTGTTCAGTCGCCTCGAAGGCGGGGCTTTTAACCTGTTCAGTATCGGTATCGATGGCAAGGATGAGCGCCAGTTGACCTTTGGTGCCGGCAACAAGGAACATCCGCGCTGGAGTCCGGATGGCCGCTTTATCGTTTATTCCAATGACATTTCAGGAAAAAAAGCGATTTACGTCATGCGCAATGATGGCAGCGGCCAGCGACGTATCTCGACCTTGGATGCCGATTGCAGTCACCCGGCCTGGTCGAGCCGTTGGTAA
- a CDS encoding cysteine synthase family protein — MSPQPFTLSAAIGNTPLVKITKLNPNPAVQIFAKLEGSNPGGSVKDRPAWYMIEKAIEDGSLTPDKTILEPTSGNTGIALAMIGASLGYHVKLVMPPCVSVERRSVLEAYGAEVVLSTQGQATDGAILLAHQIVKDSPDQYFMPNQYSNPNNPLAHYETTGPEIFRQCNGNIDVFIAGIGTSGTLMGTGRALKERDPSIRIIGVEPTLGHSVQGLKNMQEAIVPDIYHEENLDDKLVVEDDEAFNCARDLAIHEGLFVGMSSGAAVAGALRVAATMQSGTIVTLLPDRGDRYLSTSLFRSTCACCPP; from the coding sequence ATGTCGCCTCAACCATTCACATTATCTGCGGCCATCGGCAACACGCCTTTGGTCAAAATCACCAAACTGAATCCGAATCCTGCGGTGCAGATTTTCGCCAAGCTGGAAGGGAGCAATCCCGGTGGTTCGGTCAAAGATCGTCCGGCCTGGTACATGATTGAAAAGGCCATTGAGGATGGATCACTGACACCGGACAAAACCATTCTCGAGCCGACATCCGGCAACACCGGTATTGCCCTGGCCATGATCGGTGCGTCTCTGGGCTACCACGTGAAACTCGTCATGCCCCCCTGTGTCAGTGTGGAGCGACGCAGTGTTCTTGAAGCCTATGGTGCTGAAGTAGTGTTGTCCACTCAGGGGCAAGCCACGGATGGCGCGATCCTTCTCGCCCACCAGATCGTCAAGGACTCGCCGGATCAGTATTTCATGCCCAACCAATACAGCAATCCCAACAATCCTTTGGCCCACTACGAAACCACCGGTCCGGAGATCTTCCGCCAATGTAACGGCAACATCGACGTTTTCATCGCCGGCATCGGCACCTCGGGCACTTTGATGGGCACCGGGCGAGCACTGAAAGAGCGTGATCCCTCCATCCGGATTATCGGCGTTGAGCCAACCCTTGGCCATTCGGTTCAGGGGCTGAAAAATATGCAGGAAGCCATTGTTCCCGACATCTACCACGAGGAGAACCTCGACGATAAACTGGTGGTCGAGGATGACGAAGCCTTTAACTGTGCTCGGGATCTGGCCATTCACGAGGGGTTATTTGTCGGCATGTCAAGTGGTGCGGCTGTTGCCGGGGCGCTCCGTGTTGCCGCAACCATGCAGTCCGGCACCATTGTTACCCTGCTGCCGGATCGTGGCGACCGCTATCTGAGTACGTCCCTGTTCCGCTCTACCTGCGCCTGCTGTCCCCCCTAG
- the mnmH gene encoding tRNA 2-selenouridine(34) synthase MnmH, translating into MLNETFIIDIDDALRRRDNGALFVDVRSPDEFTDGTIPGAVNVPILTNEQRAEIGTLFKQKGPDAARHRGMHLVAPHIPHMIEEILSHRQSHRQPIVIFCWRGGLRSRAMTAFLQLAGYPAFQLRGGHKAFRRTVLDFFEQGCWARMLVLRGLTGVGKTRILQQVEQRDWPVIDLEGLANHRGSAFGGVGLGNQPSQKTFEALLWDKLRKLDSGGWALTEGESRHIGRLLLPLRFYQSLQTETTLWLETSMDNRVRIILEDYQVDQLPREAFIPPIESIKCRLGGKETEHMLELLHHKQWQQLISELMVKYYDPLYRHTRPDDRVELAIDPFAEQQPELKQAIDRILATPNNG; encoded by the coding sequence ATGCTTAACGAGACGTTTATTATCGATATTGACGATGCTCTGCGCCGCCGTGACAACGGTGCCCTGTTTGTCGACGTCCGCAGCCCGGATGAATTTACCGACGGCACCATTCCCGGTGCGGTTAATGTTCCCATTCTGACCAACGAACAGCGTGCCGAAATCGGTACGTTATTCAAACAGAAGGGTCCGGATGCCGCCCGCCATCGCGGCATGCACCTGGTTGCCCCGCATATTCCACACATGATTGAGGAGATCCTCTCCCACCGCCAGTCACACCGCCAACCGATCGTTATTTTCTGCTGGCGTGGCGGACTGCGCAGTCGGGCGATGACCGCGTTTCTTCAGTTGGCCGGTTATCCGGCGTTTCAATTACGCGGCGGCCATAAGGCGTTTCGTCGCACGGTGCTTGATTTCTTTGAACAGGGCTGCTGGGCACGCATGTTAGTGCTGCGCGGTCTGACCGGTGTCGGCAAAACCCGCATCCTGCAACAGGTTGAACAGCGCGACTGGCCGGTGATTGATCTGGAAGGCCTGGCCAACCACCGCGGCAGTGCATTCGGCGGCGTCGGGCTGGGCAACCAGCCGTCACAAAAAACCTTTGAAGCCCTGTTGTGGGACAAGTTGCGGAAATTGGACTCAGGCGGTTGGGCACTCACAGAAGGGGAAAGCCGCCATATCGGCCGTTTGTTGCTGCCGTTGCGCTTTTACCAGAGCCTGCAGACGGAAACCACCTTGTGGCTGGAAACCTCTATGGACAACCGGGTGCGCATCATTCTCGAAGACTATCAGGTGGACCAACTTCCCCGAGAAGCGTTTATTCCGCCCATCGAATCGATCAAATGCCGCCTCGGTGGTAAAGAAACGGAACACATGCTGGAATTGCTCCATCACAAGCAATGGCAGCAGCTGATTTCAGAATTGATGGTTAAATACTACGATCCGCTTTATCGTCATACCCGCCCGGATGATCGTGTGGAACTGGCTATTGATCCGTTCGCAGAACAGCAGCCGGAACTGAAACAGGCCATTGACAGGATACTTGCAACACCCAATAATGGATAA
- the atpB gene encoding F0F1 ATP synthase subunit A — MIHPFLFLQWVEEQLHTHLGEHVTYMWFVMLLLIGLAFVISRGIKMVPSGWQNLMESVVGGIENLIEETMGPKGKTYFPLIATFALFILVSNLIALVPGFYPPTANLNTNAALALTVFAMTHIIGVKEHGISYLKHFMGPILALAPLIFIIEIIGHLARPLSLSLRLFGNMYGHEIVLMIFFGLVPLFLPIPMMMMGILVAFIQAFVFTLLAMIYIAGALEEAH, encoded by the coding sequence ATGATACATCCCTTTTTATTTCTGCAATGGGTTGAAGAACAGCTGCATACCCATCTTGGTGAACATGTCACCTACATGTGGTTTGTCATGCTGCTGTTGATTGGCTTGGCCTTTGTTATTTCACGTGGGATTAAAATGGTTCCCAGTGGCTGGCAGAATCTGATGGAAAGTGTTGTCGGCGGCATTGAGAACCTGATTGAAGAAACCATGGGCCCCAAAGGGAAAACCTATTTCCCGCTGATCGCGACATTTGCTCTGTTTATTCTGGTGTCCAACCTGATTGCTCTGGTTCCGGGCTTTTATCCGCCGACCGCAAACCTGAACACCAACGCCGCTCTGGCGCTGACCGTGTTTGCCATGACGCACATTATCGGTGTTAAAGAGCACGGGATTTCCTATCTCAAGCACTTCATGGGTCCGATTCTGGCTCTGGCGCCGCTGATCTTTATCATTGAGATTATCGGTCATCTGGCCCGTCCGTTGTCCCTGTCACTGCGTCTTTTCGGTAATATGTACGGCCATGAGATCGTGCTGATGATCTTCTTTGGTCTGGTTCCGCTGTTCCTGCCGATCCCCATGATGATGATGGGTATCCTGGTCGCGTTTATCCAGGCATTTGTTTTCACCCTGCTGGCCATGATCTACATTGCCGGGGCTCTGGAAGAGGCACACTAA
- the atpE gene encoding ATP synthase F0 subunit C — protein MTFFAWCMIAAGFGMAIGSFGTGLGQGLAIKSAVEGVARNPSASGKILTTMMIGLAMIESLAIYVFVVAMIILFANPFTEQVMELLAK, from the coding sequence ATGACGTTTTTCGCATGGTGCATGATCGCAGCTGGTTTTGGTATGGCTATTGGTTCTTTCGGTACTGGCCTGGGCCAAGGTCTGGCTATCAAATCTGCCGTTGAAGGTGTTGCTCGCAACCCGAGCGCAAGTGGTAAAATCCTCACCACCATGATGATCGGTCTGGCGATGATCGAGTCCCTCGCTATCTACGTTTTCGTTGTAGCGATGATCATTCTGTTCGCCAACCCTTTCACCGAGCAAGTTATGGAACTGCTGGCTAAATAA
- a CDS encoding sensor domain-containing diguanylate cyclase, giving the protein MTATLIAIFSQSYHRHNRTYLKQIATHENYVVNQISLEIEQQIDMMVADVRILSQLNELNDYIATGDRQLLDKIADEFLLFAQSKPYYLQLRFLNAQGREVVRIDTASGHAYKLNEEQLQDKSQRDYFQQAIQLKNRNVYFSRFDLNIEKGKIVVPFQPTLRCATPVYADNETCPCGAVVLNYNGEKLLGLLEQGQNIAQEKLLLINNDGYWLHGIDSEDEWGFVVPQRQHKRFAVRFPEAWPQLRDGARQITTSQGAFAVRSIHAQFAEYILNPPHWFVVSFVSDAKICRAKMVALKHQFTSAVILLLLGLVPAWIVSLFIAEIIHKHHDLQIKVNYDPLTGLANRVLFNDRLEQLLWISERNTFRFAVLFCDLDGFKAINDTLGHDAGDQLLIALGKRMKGLVRKSDTVARLGGDEFAILLANIRSAQVAEMIATKVVEQLCQPVDLDNGRAQVGGSVGIALYPDHASACKDLVACADQAMYAAKRSGKGRYYRYDQITTQHRAAMTMADRSERANDEN; this is encoded by the coding sequence ATGACGGCAACGTTGATCGCCATTTTTTCGCAATCCTATCACCGTCACAATCGCACCTATCTGAAACAGATCGCCACCCATGAGAACTATGTGGTCAACCAGATCAGCCTGGAGATTGAACAGCAGATTGACATGATGGTCGCTGATGTCAGAATCCTCAGTCAACTCAATGAACTCAACGACTATATCGCGACCGGCGATCGTCAGTTGCTCGACAAAATCGCTGACGAGTTTCTCCTCTTTGCCCAATCCAAACCTTATTATCTCCAGCTCCGTTTTCTTAATGCCCAAGGGCGTGAGGTGGTGCGTATCGACACTGCGTCCGGTCATGCCTATAAGCTGAATGAAGAACAACTGCAGGATAAGTCGCAGCGCGATTATTTTCAGCAGGCCATTCAGCTTAAAAACCGCAACGTCTATTTCTCCCGTTTTGATCTGAACATCGAAAAGGGGAAAATTGTCGTGCCCTTTCAGCCGACACTGCGATGTGCCACCCCGGTTTATGCGGACAATGAGACCTGTCCATGTGGTGCCGTGGTGTTGAACTACAATGGTGAAAAGCTGCTTGGCCTGCTTGAACAAGGGCAAAACATTGCTCAGGAAAAATTGCTGTTGATTAACAACGACGGCTACTGGCTGCACGGGATCGATTCGGAAGATGAATGGGGCTTTGTCGTGCCGCAACGTCAGCACAAACGTTTTGCGGTCAGGTTTCCTGAAGCATGGCCGCAGTTGCGTGACGGTGCGAGACAGATCACCACGTCGCAGGGTGCTTTCGCTGTTCGTTCTATCCATGCGCAATTTGCCGAATATATCCTCAATCCTCCCCATTGGTTTGTCGTCAGTTTTGTCTCAGATGCCAAGATTTGTCGGGCTAAAATGGTGGCTTTGAAGCATCAGTTTACCTCGGCTGTCATCCTGTTGCTTCTGGGCCTTGTCCCGGCCTGGATCGTGTCGCTGTTTATCGCCGAAATCATCCATAAACATCATGATCTTCAAATCAAAGTAAACTACGATCCGCTGACCGGCTTGGCCAATCGGGTATTGTTTAACGACCGGCTTGAGCAGTTGTTATGGATCAGTGAGCGCAATACGTTCCGGTTTGCCGTGCTTTTTTGTGATCTGGATGGTTTTAAAGCCATTAACGATACGCTGGGGCACGACGCCGGAGATCAACTGTTGATCGCGTTGGGCAAACGGATGAAGGGACTGGTGCGCAAAAGCGACACAGTGGCCCGATTGGGCGGCGACGAATTCGCGATCTTGCTCGCCAATATCCGTTCGGCTCAAGTCGCTGAGATGATCGCGACGAAAGTGGTGGAACAGCTCTGTCAGCCGGTCGACCTGGACAATGGTCGTGCTCAGGTGGGGGGCAGTGTCGGGATTGCCCTGTATCCTGATCATGCCAGTGCATGCAAAGATTTGGTCGCTTGTGCCGATCAGGCGATGTATGCAGCCAAACGCAGCGGAAAAGGTCGCTATTACCGTTATGACCAGATAACGACGCAGCATAGGGCAGCGATGACGATGGCGGATCGATCCGAGAGGGCGAACGATGAAAATTGA
- a CDS encoding homoserine O-acetyltransferase has translation MTNDVQLVTTQTIKIDQELRLESGRLLGPLTLAYETYGTLNATADNAILVTHAWTGDAHAAGKHSEDDRKPGWWDNMIGPGRVLDTDKYYVICSNVIGSCKGSTGPTSTNPQTGRPYRLKFPIVMVRDMVRAQKLMLDALGISSLVTVIGGSMGAMQALEWGIHYPDMVRSIIPIAGTGRTSPMAIALNALARQAIYNDPLWKKGNYKPEHPPASGFALARAVGHISFLSEESMAMKFGRRFSARDGLFDFFGQFEVERYLEYNGNSFPTRFDCNSFLYLAKALDLYDVAWNFSGMDEALERLDCPSLWFAFTSDWLYRPEQTEEVVDELHKANKPVTYHLIDSDYGHDSFLVEPEKFTPYVVEFLRQLEV, from the coding sequence GTGACCAACGACGTTCAACTGGTAACAACCCAGACCATCAAGATCGACCAGGAGTTGCGCCTGGAGAGTGGGCGTCTGCTCGGACCGTTGACGTTGGCTTATGAGACCTACGGGACGCTCAATGCTACGGCCGACAATGCCATTTTGGTGACCCACGCCTGGACCGGCGATGCCCATGCCGCCGGCAAGCACAGCGAAGATGACCGCAAGCCGGGCTGGTGGGATAACATGATTGGCCCCGGTCGCGTTCTCGATACCGATAAATACTACGTCATTTGTTCCAATGTTATTGGTTCCTGCAAAGGCTCCACCGGACCCACCAGCACCAATCCGCAGACCGGCCGACCTTATCGACTCAAATTCCCCATTGTTATGGTGCGCGACATGGTTCGCGCCCAAAAGCTGATGCTCGATGCCTTGGGCATCTCCTCGTTGGTTACGGTCATCGGTGGCAGCATGGGCGCCATGCAGGCTCTGGAGTGGGGCATCCACTATCCGGATATGGTGCGCTCAATCATTCCCATTGCCGGAACCGGACGAACCTCACCCATGGCCATCGCCCTCAACGCTCTGGCCCGTCAGGCGATCTATAATGATCCGCTGTGGAAGAAGGGCAATTACAAACCGGAACACCCGCCTGCCAGTGGCTTTGCTCTGGCGCGCGCTGTCGGCCATATCTCGTTTTTGTCTGAAGAGTCCATGGCCATGAAGTTTGGCCGCCGTTTTTCAGCCCGCGACGGTCTATTTGATTTCTTCGGTCAGTTCGAGGTGGAGCGATATCTGGAGTACAATGGCAACAGTTTTCCCACCCGGTTTGATTGCAACTCTTTTCTCTATCTCGCTAAGGCGCTTGATCTTTATGATGTAGCGTGGAATTTTTCCGGAATGGACGAAGCGCTGGAGCGCCTGGACTGCCCGTCGCTGTGGTTCGCCTTTACTTCGGACTGGTTGTATCGACCGGAACAGACCGAAGAAGTGGTGGACGAGCTGCACAAAGCCAACAAGCCGGTGACCTACCATCTGATTGACTCCGACTACGGTCATGACTCGTTTCTGGTTGAGCCGGAGAAGTTTACCCCGTATGTGGTAGAGTTTCTTCGTCAGCTTGAGGTATAG
- a CDS encoding NUDIX domain-containing protein — protein sequence MKIDIVEQECVYDGFFALNRFVVRHECFDGSESVPLVRERIDRARAAAVLLHDPQRDCVVLVEQFRIGAVDDPHSAWLIECPAGMIESGEQPMDVAQRECREEVGRQPINLQQIGEYYVSPGGSSERITLYYGQIDSTGLNKRLCGVAHEGEDIRVVVVPWRELELQLDEGRITNATTLIALQWLQLCRLKGTLPAGL from the coding sequence ATGAAAATTGATATTGTTGAACAGGAGTGTGTCTATGATGGTTTTTTTGCTCTGAATCGCTTTGTGGTTCGCCATGAATGTTTTGATGGCTCAGAATCAGTACCATTGGTGCGTGAGCGGATTGACAGGGCTCGGGCGGCGGCGGTGTTGCTGCATGATCCACAGCGTGACTGTGTTGTGCTGGTGGAGCAGTTTCGCATCGGTGCCGTCGATGATCCCCATAGTGCTTGGCTCATCGAATGTCCTGCCGGCATGATTGAGTCGGGTGAACAGCCGATGGATGTGGCACAGCGGGAGTGTCGCGAAGAGGTGGGGCGGCAACCGATCAATCTACAGCAGATTGGTGAGTATTACGTGTCACCGGGAGGCAGCTCGGAAAGGATCACGCTCTATTACGGCCAAATTGACAGTACAGGGCTCAATAAGCGGCTTTGTGGGGTTGCCCATGAAGGGGAGGACATTCGTGTCGTGGTGGTACCGTGGCGCGAGCTTGAGCTACAGCTTGATGAGGGACGCATCACCAATGCGACAACACTGATTGCGTTACAATGGCTGCAGCTTTGCCGGTTAAAAGGGACACTGCCCGCAGGCCTGTAA
- a CDS encoding AtpZ/AtpI family protein yields MAENRRELYKSLGFLSSVGICMVASILIGMAMGYYLDQWLGTKPWMLLIFLGFGIVSGFRNIFILTNRELRRQKQESQDNGE; encoded by the coding sequence ATGGCCGAAAATCGGCGTGAACTCTATAAATCTCTTGGTTTCTTGTCCAGTGTCGGCATCTGCATGGTTGCGTCGATCCTTATCGGCATGGCCATGGGGTATTATCTCGATCAGTGGCTTGGAACAAAGCCATGGATGTTGTTGATTTTCCTGGGGTTTGGTATTGTCTCGGGATTCAGGAATATTTTTATTCTGACCAACCGTGAATTGCGGCGTCAGAAACAGGAGAGTCAGGACAACGGTGAGTGA
- a CDS encoding beta-ketoacyl-ACP synthase III, protein MNPHCRILATGHAVPSRVLTNADLESMVDTNDTWIVERTGIRQRHIAEPGSALSDLAADAANQALAKAKVNAEDIDLIIVGTVTADMKFPSLACLVQEKIGANNAAAFDLSAACSGFLYGLHLADSLIQTSGYQHVLVIAAEMLSSMVNWQDRNTCVLFGDGAGAAVIGAAQDDKGILSTYMKSDGRHHGLLYNPGGSQLPLCHELVDSNEATIHMEGREVFRHAVVSMTDALHEALKRAQIAPEALDLLIPHQANIRIIEGIGKRFKIDSEKVYVNVDRFGNTSAASIPIALNEALENGRIQPGDVVGLVTFGAGLTWSSSIIRF, encoded by the coding sequence ATGAATCCACATTGTCGCATTCTTGCTACAGGCCATGCTGTTCCATCCCGTGTGTTGACCAACGCCGACCTTGAGTCGATGGTAGACACCAACGACACGTGGATTGTCGAGAGAACGGGAATTCGCCAGCGCCATATTGCCGAGCCCGGCAGTGCCCTGTCTGACCTCGCCGCAGACGCCGCCAATCAAGCCTTGGCAAAAGCGAAGGTGAACGCCGAGGACATTGATCTGATCATTGTCGGCACGGTCACTGCGGATATGAAATTCCCCTCGCTGGCCTGCTTGGTGCAGGAGAAAATCGGTGCGAACAACGCCGCGGCATTTGACCTGTCTGCTGCCTGCAGTGGTTTTCTTTACGGTCTTCATCTGGCGGACAGCCTCATTCAGACATCCGGCTACCAACATGTCCTGGTGATCGCAGCGGAGATGTTGTCGAGCATGGTCAACTGGCAGGATCGCAATACCTGCGTGCTGTTCGGCGATGGTGCCGGGGCTGCCGTGATCGGCGCGGCACAGGACGACAAAGGGATTCTCAGTACCTACATGAAGAGTGACGGTCGTCACCATGGCCTGCTCTACAACCCCGGCGGCAGTCAGCTGCCCCTGTGCCACGAATTAGTTGACAGCAATGAAGCAACCATTCACATGGAAGGACGTGAAGTGTTTCGCCACGCCGTGGTCTCGATGACCGATGCACTTCACGAAGCGCTGAAACGGGCTCAGATCGCACCGGAAGCCCTTGACCTTCTCATCCCCCATCAAGCCAACATTCGTATCATTGAGGGCATTGGCAAGCGCTTTAAAATTGATTCTGAAAAGGTCTATGTCAATGTGGATCGCTTCGGCAACACTTCGGCAGCCAGCATCCCCATTGCCCTGAATGAGGCGCTGGAGAATGGTCGTATCCAACCTGGCGATGTGGTGGGTTTGGTGACTTTCGGGGCCGGTCTGACCTGGTCATCATCAATCATTCGTTTCTAG